The nucleotide sequence GCCAGATAAAGCACCTGTTCAAGGCGGTGAATGACCTTCTTCTCACCCCCAGAAAGGGTTGGGGCCCAGCCTGGTAGCCGCCCAATATAGCGGTTGAGCAGGCGGAACACGGCGATTGCAAGCGCAACCAGACCAATGGACTTATGCCAGTTATAATAGTCGTTCTGGCCCAACCCGGCAACGGTATCACCACGCTCCATGCCCGTCATGATGTTGCCGCTGACGTACTGCCAGGCAAAGAGCACAACAATGATCCAGTGAAAAAGTTTGGTAAAAGCGCCATAGCTGTCGCTGGTATTTTGCAAAGGCATCTTCGGTCC is from Yoonia sp. GPGPB17 and encodes:
- a CDS encoding cytochrome b is translated as MPLQNTSDSYGAFTKLFHWIIVVLFAWQYVSGNIMTGMERGDTVAGLGQNDYYNWHKSIGLVALAIAVFRLLNRYIGRLPGWAPTLSGGEKKVIHRLEQVLYLAMFVMPVTGYIYVMAGGFGVLLFGEYKLPDPIGKSETLAFYGKWIHIYAGYVLAAAVAGHLFIVLRHQLFMKDGLLFRMLPARRK